A single Agrococcus sp. ARC_14 DNA region contains:
- a CDS encoding glycerate kinase has protein sequence MSVQHPISFLVAPSGFKESLAAEEVAAAIAIGIRRVVPGARIRLLPLVDGGEGTAAAMAASTGGRIERRSVTGPVGEQVDSHFAILGDGTTAVVEMAAAAGLSLVPRDRRDPTRTTTRGVGELMVAALDAGCTRIVVGCGDSGTSDGGAGALQALGARLLDAHGSEIGAGARALAKLDRIDMDGLDPRLADVAIEVACNPTNVLTGPRGVARVFGPQKGADPAQVDRLAKALKRWVRTLERDAAYPAGTDLRRGLGTGASGGLGAGLAAIGATLLPRFEVLLESIDLDGAIAEADLVITAEGSIDRQTPNGKVPAEVASRAQRLHVPVLALAGTIGSDAGRNYDIGIDAIQCVLPSPVELQEAFDRGAEFVADGAERVVRTLLLGAALARTADAPVAEALAVA, from the coding sequence ATGTCTGTCCAGCACCCCATCTCGTTCCTCGTGGCGCCCAGCGGCTTCAAGGAGTCGCTCGCAGCTGAGGAGGTCGCAGCGGCGATCGCGATCGGCATCCGACGCGTGGTGCCCGGCGCTCGCATCCGGCTGCTGCCGCTCGTCGACGGCGGCGAGGGCACGGCCGCGGCGATGGCGGCATCGACGGGCGGCCGGATCGAGCGTCGCTCCGTCACCGGACCCGTCGGTGAGCAGGTGGACAGCCATTTCGCGATCCTCGGCGACGGCACCACGGCGGTCGTCGAGATGGCAGCCGCCGCGGGGCTGAGCCTCGTGCCGCGCGATCGACGCGACCCGACACGGACGACCACCCGCGGCGTCGGTGAGCTCATGGTCGCCGCGCTCGACGCAGGCTGCACCCGCATCGTCGTCGGCTGCGGCGACTCCGGCACCTCCGACGGTGGCGCGGGGGCGCTGCAGGCGCTCGGCGCACGACTGCTCGACGCGCACGGCTCCGAGATCGGCGCGGGAGCGAGGGCCCTGGCGAAGCTTGACCGCATCGACATGGACGGGCTCGACCCACGGTTGGCAGACGTGGCGATCGAGGTCGCGTGCAACCCCACGAACGTGCTCACCGGGCCGCGCGGCGTCGCCCGTGTGTTCGGCCCGCAGAAGGGTGCCGACCCTGCCCAGGTCGACCGGCTCGCGAAGGCGCTCAAGCGCTGGGTCCGCACGCTCGAGCGCGATGCCGCATACCCTGCCGGCACCGACCTTCGCCGCGGTCTCGGCACCGGCGCGTCCGGGGGCCTGGGCGCGGGACTGGCCGCGATCGGAGCCACGCTGCTGCCCAGGTTCGAGGTGCTGCTCGAGTCGATCGATCTCGATGGCGCGATCGCCGAGGCCGATCTCGTCATCACCGCAGAGGGCTCGATCGACCGGCAGACGCCGAACGGCAAGGTGCCTGCAGAGGTCGCATCGCGTGCGCAGCGCCTGCACGTCCCGGTGCTCGCGCTCGCCGGCACGATCGGCAGCGACGCCGGCCGCAACTACGACATCGGGATCGATGCCATCCAGTGCGTGCTGCCGTCGCCGGTCGAGCTGCAGGAGGCGTTCGATCGCGGTGCGGAGTTCGTCGCCGATGGCGCAGAGCGCGTGGTGCGCACCCTGCTGCTCGGCGCGGCGCTCGCGCGGACCGCGGATGCGCCGGTCGCCGAAGCGCTCGCGGTGGCATAG
- a CDS encoding YdcF family protein: MSSSRRMRLLRPALWATMIVLAFTLLLTRALRRPVALWLDVPAGEGGWALLVAAALVATLGLGGASLWHGLVLTRLVRVRRIDVLIALLGVGMLLLAIAVVVAAAIDAALARAILVLALPLWAAGLAAAALAMASFIHLRGARTPTAAGTVLILGAGLRGREVGPLLRRRVERGAEVWRASLATRPDARIVVSGGQGPDEVRTEASAMADHLIRHLGVPAEAIDQEEASTTTRENLELSRMLVTGPRRAPLAVVTSEYHAFRTAWLLAGVGIEGTVVGAWTRPSYRPGAVVREALAVAADHRWWCIGGTAALWALAAWVLLQQA, from the coding sequence ATGAGCTCGAGCCGACGGATGCGCCTGCTGCGCCCGGCGCTCTGGGCCACGATGATCGTGCTCGCCTTCACGCTGCTGCTGACGCGCGCGCTGCGCCGCCCGGTCGCGCTCTGGCTCGACGTGCCGGCCGGGGAGGGTGGCTGGGCGCTGCTGGTCGCCGCAGCCCTCGTCGCCACGCTCGGCCTCGGCGGCGCATCGCTCTGGCACGGCCTCGTGCTCACCAGGCTCGTGCGCGTGCGCCGCATCGACGTGCTCATCGCGCTGCTCGGGGTCGGGATGCTGCTGCTCGCGATCGCGGTCGTCGTCGCCGCCGCGATCGACGCGGCCCTGGCGCGCGCGATCCTGGTGCTCGCGCTGCCGCTGTGGGCCGCGGGTCTCGCCGCCGCCGCGCTCGCGATGGCCAGCTTCATCCACCTGCGCGGCGCGCGGACGCCCACGGCTGCCGGCACCGTGCTGATCCTGGGTGCTGGGCTGCGGGGCCGGGAGGTCGGCCCCCTGCTGCGGCGCCGCGTCGAACGGGGTGCAGAGGTCTGGCGCGCATCCCTCGCCACGAGGCCGGATGCGCGGATCGTGGTCTCCGGCGGGCAGGGGCCCGACGAGGTGCGCACCGAGGCCTCCGCGATGGCCGACCACCTCATCCGTCACCTCGGCGTGCCCGCGGAGGCGATCGATCAGGAGGAGGCATCGACGACGACGCGCGAGAACCTCGAGCTCTCCCGCATGCTCGTCACCGGCCCGCGGCGCGCGCCGCTCGCGGTCGTCACGAGCGAGTACCACGCCTTCCGCACGGCGTGGCTGCTCGCGGGCGTCGGCATCGAGGGCACGGTCGTCGGCGCCTGGACCCGGCCGTCGTACCGCCCGGGCGCCGTCGTGCGGGAGGCGCTCGCCGTCGCCGCAGATCACCGCTGGTGGTGCATCGGCGGCACCGCGGCGCTGTGGGCGCTCGCGGCCTGGGTGCTCCTCCAGCAAGCCTAG
- the gatC gene encoding Asp-tRNA(Asn)/Glu-tRNA(Gln) amidotransferase subunit GatC, with protein sequence MSEITREEVQHLAGLARIALTDDEVTSLTTELSQIVDAIATVREVAGDDVPATSHPVPMTNVLRADVVGDTLTHAQAFAGAPGHDGERFRVSAILGEEQ encoded by the coding sequence ATGTCTGAGATCACTCGCGAGGAGGTCCAGCATCTGGCTGGGCTCGCTCGCATCGCGCTCACCGACGACGAGGTGACGAGCCTCACGACCGAGCTGTCGCAGATCGTCGACGCCATCGCCACGGTCCGCGAGGTCGCGGGCGACGATGTGCCGGCCACGAGCCACCCGGTGCCGATGACGAACGTGCTGCGAGCCGACGTCGTGGGCGACACGCTCACGCACGCGCAGGCCTTCGCCGGCGCGCCCGGCCACGACGGCGAGCGCTTCCGCGTCTCCGCGATCCTGGGGGAGGAGCAGTGA